The Nicotiana sylvestris chromosome 6, ASM39365v2, whole genome shotgun sequence genomic sequence TCTGAATGAATCAAAATTTTTATGGATGAGCTGCAGGTCTGGTTGAAAGACCATGGAAGGTAGCAGATGCTAGACTTGTTCTCGAGGATGGTTCAATTTGGAAGGCCAAATCATTTGGTGCTTCTGGAACCCAAGTTGGAGAAGTTGTTTTTAATACATCCTTAACTGGGTAACACAAATTCTTTTGCTTATTAATTTATGAAACATTACGTTCATAATGGATAAGTTATTTACTAAATTATCTTTGCTACCTGTATTCTGAATGCTTGATGTACCTCATAGATTTATTCAGAGCATGCAGAAAAAATAATGATTTCTTTGCTCtctactttcttttctttcttcattgatgcttttttcttttctttttttcaaattgttCTTGGTGTCTAATTTACTAGCTATTTGTATTTCCTGATATTGCAGGTATCAGGAGATCCTTACTGATCCCAGTTATGCAGGCCAGTTTGTCTTGATGACGAACCCTCATATCGGGAATACTGGGGTCAATTTTGGTGCGTGTAGAGTTTTCTTCATGACTAACTGTTACTTTTGTTTGAATAATTTTTTGACTCTTGGAATTTCTCTGGCAGGCGATGAAGAATCGATGCAGTGCTTTCTTGCAGGATTAGTCATTAGAAGTTTAAGCATCAGGTTTGGTCTCTATTCCCTGCTTTTTAAATCAGTCATCAAACATATGATGTTTATTGTTATCTGTTGCGTATTTCTCAGCACCTCAAATTGGAGATGCAAAGAGACACTTGATGAGTATTTGGCTAAAAGGAACATCATGGGTATATGTAAGTCCTCTATGTCCTGTACAAGACTACTTCTCACTTCCATGTAAACTGAGGAATTCAAATTCTCTGATCATTTGGCTGTACTACCGTGTAACAGATGATGTAGACACTCGCGCAATTACGCGAAGATTGAGACAAGACGGAAGCCTCATTGGAGTCCTGAGCACGGAAAATTCAAAAACTGATGAAGAACTTCTCGAAATGTCTCGTACATGGGACATTGTGGGTAAGTTACTGTCCTTGTTTCTTCTGATTGTggaaatttatttattttgaatggaattttttttattattaacatATTACGTTATGCAGGTGTGGATTTAATCAGTGGTGTTTCATGCAAATCTCCTTATGAATGGGTTGATAGAACAGCCTCAGATTGGGATTTTAATGATAATGGAAGAAATAAAGAAACTTTTAATGTCAGTATAGTTAGAGTTTATTagattctggaaaaaaaaaatattgctgTGGTAACTAATATCTTGTCCATCTGGTGGATGAAGGTTGTTGCATATGATTTTGGAATCAAGCATAATATACTTCGGCGCTTAGCATCCTATGGCTGTAAAATCACTGTTGTTCCTTCTACATGGCCAGCGTCTGAAACTCTAAAGATGAAACCCGATGGGGTTCTCTTCAGCAATGGGCCAGGAGATCCCTCTGCAGTTCCCTATGCAGTTGAAGCGGTAAAAGAACTTATTGGAAAAATTCCTGTTTTTGGCATTTGTATGGGTCACCAGTTACTTGGTCAAGCATTGGGGGGTAAGACATTCAAAATGAAATTTGGTCATCATGGAGGAAACCATCCTGTTCGAAACCTTCGAAATGGCTGCGTCGAGATCAGTGCTCAGGTATGTTAAACAGCAAACTCTAGCTGAATGCTGCTTTGTGTAAATTCCCAAAATTTTCCATACAGTTGCATCAATATTTACTTCCATTTTAAGTACTACTTTCGAAGCATGATGATGAGAGTCTAGTTTTTTAGTTTAAATTAGAGCAGTTAGTACTTCAGACTTTTAGCCGGGTATTCACTTTGTAATATAATTTTTACATTTTATAAACTTGACTGCTTTCCATATTTTCTGCAGAATCACAACTACGCTGTTGACCCTGAGTCTCTTCCAGAAGGTGTAGAGGTGACTCATGTAAATTTAAATGATGGAAGTTGTGCTGGTCTTGCCTCCTCTAAAATGAAGCTGATGTCACTTCAATACCATCCCGAAGCATCTCCAGGACCTCATGATTCAGATCCTGGTAAACATATCCTGACTTGATCTTCTCGTACACAAAAAACCTCGGCCAAATTGTTCATTGGTTGTCTTTAGCTGTTAACTTGTAACAAATATAGCTGTATGTATGAGGATTTACGAAGACAATTAAGTACAATCTGGAGAATAATGATGTTACATGGCCAATCACTTCTACAAAAGAAAAATTCTGAATAACTACTTTATTTTGATTGAATCCGAAGTTCGGATTCTGCTGTCTAGGCCAATcttcatataaataaattttGCTGGCTAAGTCAAAGTATTTCCAGCTGGTCTTGTGTTCATGATAGGTCTCTCATATTACAGTTTCCAATGGAACTTTGAGACAAATAGAATGATAAAAGAGTCTAATTATTTGTAGAGTAAACCAAGATTTGCTTGAATGTGAATGCAGCTACTTGAATCAAGGCATAATTATGTCAAAATTCTCATTGTATCCTTTCTTTACCTGGGCAGTATTCGGGGAATTTATACAACTCATGAAGCAAGAAAAAGTGAAGGCATAAGCCAATTGCCCTGAAGAGCCTGAAGCAACAGTCATGTTTGAAGGAACCACATTCCGGAAAAGAGAATTTCGATGAGACTTGAGTCAGAGCAATCTGTCGTGCTGCACCTCTTCTTGCCATAAATCAAGTCTGAGCAATTCGTCGAGCTGCACCTCTTTGCAATTATATCGATGGATATATATGTATGGTTCTAATTTTTGTTCAAGTTGCGGCTGCGCCTTTATCTAGTCTAAAGACATAATACTAAATTTATTTGGTGTGTGTAATAGAACTCTGTGGTATGGAACTTGTAATAATACACTTGTTTCCATCTTAAGCAAAGATTCACTTAGCTTTTGATTAAGGTGCTTTTGTGGTTGAGGAACTACTAGGATAGTGCTCCTTTATCATTAATTAGATGTCTCAGGTTCGAGCGGTGGCTATGAAGTCACCTTTGTTAGGGAGCGCTTTACCCTCAGCATAGAATTTTTTGGTGCAAATCCAAATTAAGTTGAATCCCAGTGCGGGTACCAAAAACAGGGTtggaaactaaaaaaaatataagaactGTTGGGATAGTGTTGGCTTGTTACTGGCAGGACGTTTTGTATTTGTTATCAACATCATACCATAGATACCTCTCATCTATCGCACAAACGATGCAGAATGTGTATTTGTTGCGTTGGATATAAAAGTGGATGATAGTTTGGTGCGTCTGGCTGATTTGCACAAAACCACTTTTGTGGCCACTTTTCAAAATTAAACCagtaaaaaggaaaagagaaaaagaaaaaaaatatttaataaaatagaaaatggaaaaattTGCAAACAATAGGAGTAATATATTTGATAAGTTAATTTGACTATTGCTCTTTCAGTGTCGTTCTTTCCAGAAGAATAGAATAAATTTTAGTGTTTCCAGATATATAATAGGAGCAATAAattaggaaaaaaagaaaaacaaaaaagaaacttAAGAAGACAACATGAAAGAAAGAACCATTAAGAATTTTGTGAAATGGATATAGTATGTCAATCTTTAATCCGAGGTTTCGGGTTCGAGTTCCGTGAATGTAATAAAAGACTCTCCCCTATAATGTGTCTTACGCGCTGCAAATTTAAAGTAATCGAGATTTGAGATACCAATGCTAATATACATAaagagaaaaatcataaaaaaagaaaaagaaaaaaacaaacagAGAGAGGAGGTGGAGAATCTGCGATTCTAGAAAGTCTAAGAAAGAATAAAGACAGCAGCCACAAAGGTAAAAAAGTAGGCAAAGATAAGATATGGCTACTTCTTACTTGCATGCACTTACTTTAAATGTTAATTTAGCAACCTTTTGCCTTTCATCAACAATCCAACATTCTGCCTGTTTATtcccaacataatcatttatctaaattctcattttttttttatcCTTTCTTATAACAAAATATTTAAACTTAGTATTGCTCCTGAGCTTTCATCCAGAATAGCTAATTCTAGAATTAATTATTTTACGATTTTATCCCAATCAAACACGaaataaactcatctcaaatttaatctcAGGATTAATTATCGCTTATTGTCCTGCCCCGTTACCATATGCTTTATTTATTTCAATCGctttttgttttatattttacTTTTTCCACAGCTTTtcaatatagatatatatatatgttaataaaaacaagaaaaagaatgGACAACCACAAAGTTTAGGAAGAAGAATAATAAAAGCTTTATATTCATCATAGTTGCCTCGTGTGAAAGTAGATTTCATCATCATTGTCGAATTTTTCTTAGAAAAGTGTCCATTTAActatgttttctttttctctttttgtggggggtgggggtgggggaggGTTTATGGGGTGGTACCTTAGAGAAATTTTGCCACTTGCTTAACCTTGCATAAATTTTGAAAGATTTAGTACAAACGAACAGATAATTAAAGGCATTGTTTATTTTATAACAATGGTATTCGGCCCAATTTATGCGTATCTAGATTAATTACATCTTGTAGCTGTGACCTCCCACCCAGAGGAGAACCTATGTATTGAGTTGAGGGGTTATCGTACCCAGTCGCAAAGCCAGAAATTTCGCTAAGGGTGTTCAAGATTTAATATACTTGtatgaaaagtaatttttgatttataagtgtattataatgttttatatatatactataGTTTTTCGATGAAGGATATTTAACCGACCACCCTTCATTGTATGTGGCTACACCACTGACCGGACCCCTTTACTTCGGGAAAAATTATTGATATATATGGGTTTATGTGTTGAAATAGTCATATATTTTGCTTGATAatcttaaaataaaaaatacaagtaTCGAACAATTGTGCTCACCAAAACTTAAAATATTGGTATCATACATCAACTAAAACAAATCAAGAACTGAACTACATTAATCTTTCTAGCTCAATACACTAAGTACATGCCCATGTTTATCCTACTATTTATTggtaaaaaaaactaattaaaaattcTTTGTCCTGGTGATAGAATCATCTTTGGATCAAACTGACTTTTCCTTTGTTGAAAAATATTCCACTTTTTGCCAAAATGTTTTATCCAATCCTCCTTTGTTTTATAATGTGGAAGATATTGCTTTATCTTGAGGCCAGCTTTATCACAGTAATTCAAGATTTCTTCATTTTGATCATCCAAATTTTTCCAGTCATTAAATCCACTTGAATGCAATAGCCCCACACAGTAAAATGTCTCCTCTTCTGGTATCACTGCAGATATCCTCTCATCCCATCTGCAATTAAAAAAAAAGTGTAAAATAATTTTACGCGATCAAATTATTTAAAAGGTAATTACAACTACTCATAATAAGTGGAATTAGTAAACTGGTAAAATAAAACGTAACCTTTTTGTGTATAACATGTCAAAATTATACCAATAGTATAAAGTTTCATAACACTATCAGTGAATATAAGCTAAATAGTCCTTTTTAGTTTCATTACACTACAATTACATATTTAAGACACTACTAAAAAAGATAGACATTAGTGACTGACAAATTTTGTAGCTAAACTGAAAAATTTATCGCTAATCCTATTTAGCGACAGACTAGCGATAGATTATCAAAAAATTCCGTTAGCTACGAGCAATTTAGGGACAGATTATCGACGAAGTTCGTAGCTAACTCTAATTTTTTTGTAGTgagactttttttctttttaaaaatttaatCCAGTTAAAAGCCTTCACATAAAATGGGACGAAAAGAGTATTAAAGAAAGTTTTTGGGAGTACTTTTTCCTGCTTGTTGGGTAGACAAGGATAGGTCCTGTTGTCTTGTTTTGTCTGAGAATAATGTCCACAAAAACACCAGCATTGAAATCCATGATATTGGATTTTGGTACAAAGAGATTAAGCCATGGATGTGGAACATCCCATTGTCCTTTTGATTGTAGCTCTAGCTCTCCACTTCTTACTCTATTCAAAAAATCCACAAATGTGACATCTTTCTTGAAGATAAATCCAGGCAAAAAGTTCAAACCTTTTACCAACTTCTTCAATTCCTgcataagaaaaaaaaatcagagtAATTATATATTGTATGATTTATCCACAATTAGTTATACTACATTGCTAagaaaattgtataatttttTTTGGACAGGTAGCCCGATGCACAAAATATTCTGTATTCACGCAGGGTATCGGAAAGGGCTGCACCGTTAGGGGTGTGATGTAAACAGTCtatcctaatgcaagcattagtggctgtTTCCACGACTCGAAatcgtgacctataggtcacacgggAATAACTTAACCAATGCTCCAAGCTAGGCTCTCGTTCTGTCTAATCTTTCTTGGTGTTTCTAGATAATTACGAGGTCGTACAAAGAGTTTAACTTATGTGACTGACGATATATAACTTTTTTGCACTATTAGGTAAATGTGACCTGCAATGATAGGAAACTATATCTAGAGTAATTAAATCTAGTTTGGTAACATAGTAAATGTAGTAAAATAACATGCTATAATCAATTAAAATACATTAATAATTTTACAGTATCGATATATATAAGTTAaatcattataaaaataattcCAACTGTAATTAATTGGTACCTCGTCAACAGTATTAGCAGTCTGATCATCATAGTACTTGACCATTTCTAGGCAATAAATAATGCCATTTTGTGATAACAACGAAGCTATTTTGGTCTGATTAGATGGTGAGAAAAATGAAGATCTCCAATTATTTAGACTGCTTTGTTCCATCATTAGAGATCCTTCAACATAATCCAGGCCATCAATTGAAATCAAATGTTCTTGGTCTTTTGTGAATTTTGAGAAATCTGCATATAGCATTCTCACCCATTTCAcctataagaaaaataaaaataaaatagtgTCACTTATAAGATAATTACAAATAATTCGTTACGGTAAACATTAATAGATGAGATGGTAAAGATGATATTTAATATGCAATTGCTGGTTAAAATATACTAAAGGGcaacccggtgcactaagctcccgctatacgCGGGattcggggaagggccggaccacaaggatcTATTGTAGACAGCCTTACtctgcatttttgcaagaggaTGTTTCTACggttcgaacccgtgacctcttgAATAGTATAAAAAGATTCTAGCTACTTGTCAATCAGGGGCAGATTTAGGTCGGTTTTATACATGAATCCATTGTCTTTTCGACATATTAGGTATTTTATGTAAATATTACGTAAAATTGATCTAATATTATCTGTTGGCCCCCATGCTCCAAAAAGGTTGAATGGTGCACTGATTGAATTATGAGTTACTTATCCAAAGGAACACAGACTGATTCTCATTCAGTACTTTTTCTTACTTGTTCAGTGATGTAACTGTATTCTAGAAATTTTAGATCTGCCCCTGTTGTCAGTGTATATAACTAaagttgattttaaaaatctttaagtATGTATATTGTACTTACTCTTGTTGGTGCTTTATCTAAGACAATTCTTGCCCTGGTTATTATTCCAAACTGTCCCAAACCTCCTAAAACTGCAAAGAACAGTTCTGAATTCTTGTGTTTGGAGCAAGTCACAAATTCCCCTTTACCTGAACCAAAACATGAGAAGAAAAATTATATAGTAGTAAATAATCATTTAATTTATTATATTATCACTAACATCAtgcaaaaatatatttatatatttccCAAATGTGTGATTTAAGGAAATTAAAATCTAGACCTGCCACTTGCA encodes the following:
- the LOC104240792 gene encoding carbamoyl phosphate synthase small chain, chloroplastic — translated: MDCSIRIQNPLSTTTITSALFSNKKSANFRVFTVRCSKILSSDGAPSGLVERPWKVADARLVLEDGSIWKAKSFGASGTQVGEVVFNTSLTGYQEILTDPSYAGQFVLMTNPHIGNTGVNFGDEESMQCFLAGLVIRSLSISTSNWRCKETLDEYLAKRNIMGIYDVDTRAITRRLRQDGSLIGVLSTENSKTDEELLEMSRTWDIVGVDLISGVSCKSPYEWVDRTASDWDFNDNGRNKETFNVVAYDFGIKHNILRRLASYGCKITVVPSTWPASETLKMKPDGVLFSNGPGDPSAVPYAVEAVKELIGKIPVFGICMGHQLLGQALGGKTFKMKFGHHGGNHPVRNLRNGCVEISAQNHNYAVDPESLPEGVEVTHVNLNDGSCAGLASSKMKLMSLQYHPEASPGPHDSDPVFGEFIQLMKQEKVKA
- the LOC104240791 gene encoding cytokinin dehydrogenase 3, which encodes MSKLLSPSYNFIIFFIISRLMSIIGKLKPWNNPSIPYEILSLDIASKLSTNSDSISETSTDFGKIVQEIPAAVLYPSSIIDIVELIKFSYGLSIPFHIAARGHGHSIRGQAMAQNGVVVEMNSLNNNNNNNNNINNNKNGSCGIRVSWDSSLGFYADVGGEQLWIDVLRATLEHGLSPVSWTDYLYLTVGGTLSNAGISGQTFRHGPQISNVHEMDVITGKGEFVTCSKHKNSELFFAVLGGLGQFGIITRARIVLDKAPTRVKWVRMLYADFSKFTKDQEHLISIDGLDYVEGSLMMEQSSLNNWRSSFFSPSNQTKIASLLSQNGIIYCLEMVKYYDDQTANTVDEELKKLVKGLNFLPGFIFKKDVTFVDFLNRVRSGELELQSKGQWDVPHPWLNLFVPKSNIMDFNAGVFVDIILRQNKTTGPILVYPTSRKKWDERISAVIPEEETFYCVGLLHSSGFNDWKNLDDQNEEILNYCDKAGLKIKQYLPHYKTKEDWIKHFGKKWNIFQQRKSQFDPKMILSPGQRIFN